The nucleotide sequence TCCAGGCATTCGGCCAGGTACGCCCGCACCTGGTAGACCGGGACGATCACGCTGAGCAGGGTCACCGCGGGCAACCTCCAGTGGAGGACGGAGACCAAATCGTAGCGTGGGGTAATCGTCTGGCGAGCGTTCAGTAACTACCGAGTGACCAAATTGTGATTTGTCGCTTTCGCTGGGTCGACCGACTCAGAGCCCCGCCACCCAGTTCCACAGGTCGACCACCCACTCGGTCTGGCGCAGGTACGCCACCCCGACCCCGGCCAGGAAGATCCCGGTGACCAGGTGTGCGCCCTGGGCGCTGCGGCGGATCCGGCCGAGCTGGCGCTCCCAGATCACCCGGCCGACCAGCCGGGCCAGTGCGAAGAGGCCGACCGCGACGAAGAGGGTCAGCACGAAGGTGACCACCGGACTGGTCAGGTCACCCCGGGCCGAGATCGCCCAGATCCCCCAGCAGACGAAGGCGAAGAGGCCGCCCAGCATGCTCCAGTGCCGCCCGATGCGCAGCTGCCGCCAGTGGTAACCCGGGGGAAGCTGCTCCCGCTCCCGCTCCTGCTCCGCCATCGGCCACCCGGTTCCGGTCGGCTCGTGCGGCGCCGTCCCCGGCTCGCCGTGCGTTCGCGGCACCCCGACCTGCGCCACACCCCGCCGGAAGCCCTCGGGCCCCGGCGGCATCCCCGGCCCGTACCCGTCCGGCGGCATCCCCGGCCCGTGCCCCTCCGGCGGCATCTCGACGGTCCGCTCGGCCCACGGCTGCGTGTGGTCTGCCATCAGTGCTGTCCTCCCCAACGGTCCGGGCCCGGAACCCGTTCCAGTTCCGAGGGTAGCCAGCCGGGCAAAAACCCGCCGAACCACCACCGACCGCACCCCGCGACGTGCCACCGACCACCACCGGCCGCACCCCGGAACCATCCCCGGAACCACCGTCGACCGCTGCCCGGATCATCCGCCGGCCCCGGCGGGCGCGCGAGCCCACGACCAGGCCGCCGCCGCCCCGGTATGGTCGGCAGATGACCGATCCGGAGCGGCGACGGCGGCGACTGCGACACGAGTCGTCGAGTGGCAGTGGCGGCGGCCAGCCCGCGGAGGGGCGGCGCGGCGGCGAGTCGGGCACCGGGCCGGGGGCCGGGGACGACCGGGACGCCGAACGCGGCCTGCGCGGGCTGATCGGCTCGGGCGCCTCCCAGGTGAGCGTCGGGGCGGCGATGCGCGCCCGGGACGCGGCCCGACCGACCGAGGCCGACCTCGCCGAGGCGGCCGAACGGCTGGTACTGGTCCGGCGTAACTGGGTACCCCGGGAGGACCTGCCACGCGGCGGCCGCTGACCCGTCACGCACCCGCCGACCCGCACCCGCCGGTCCCTACCCGTATCCGCCGACCCGTCCGTCCGGCGGGGCGGGCGGTCCGGCCGGCCGGCTGCTGGCCGGCGCGCCGGCTACGACGTCGGCAGCGGCGGCAGCGAGCGGGTGCGCTCGTACTCGGCGACCTGCCCGATCCGGCGTGCGTGCCGCTCGTTGCCCGAGAAGGCCGTACTGAGGAACGCCTCCACGATCGCGGTCGCCTCGTCCAGGGTGTGCTGGCGGGCACCGATCGCGACCACGTTCGCGTCGTTGTGCTCCCGGGCGAGCTGGGCGGTCTCCACGTTCCAGGCGAGTGCCGCGCGCACCCCGGCCACCTTGTTGGCGGCGATTTGCTCACCGTTGCCCGAGCCGCCGATCACCACGCCGAGGCTGCCCGGATCGGCCACCACCCGGGCGCCGCTGTGCAGGCAGAACACCGGATAGTCGTCGTCCGGGTCGAAGAGGAGCGGCCCGACGTCCACCAGTTCGTAGCCCTGCTTGGCCAGGTGGTTGGCCAGGTGCACCTTCAGTTCGTAGCCGGCGTGGTCGGATCCCAGATAGACGCGCATACCGCGCAGTCTGTCAGCCCGCCTCGCCCGCCCGCTCGCAGGCGCGGCGACAGCCGGACAGATCACAACGGGGCGGGATCACGACCCAGTTCGGCCAGGACCAGGCCGGCCCGTGCCTTCGGGGTGAACCAGGTGCTCTTCCGGGGCATCTTCTGTCGGGCCAGGTTGACCGCGACGAAGTCCCGCACCGTGACGGGGGCGATCAGAATCGCCAGTTCCGCCCGGCCGGCGTCGACCTCGCCGACCAGCCAGCGCGCCGGGTAGTCGCCACCGACGTACGTGATCCGCTTGTCTCCGGGGTCGAGGCCGAGGGCGTCCCGCAGCAACACCCGCTCGACGAGCGCGTGGTCCAGGGCCTCCACACCGCCGTCGGGGCCGGCGGGCAGCGTGACCGCGTAGGTACGGCCGGCCGCGTAGAGCTGGATCGTGCCGCCGGAGTCCGGCACCGCCGCCGGGCCGGGTAGCGACTCGACCCGGGCGCCGGCCGCACGCAGCCGGTCGAACAGTTCGTCCGGAGTACTGGTCAACTCGCTGACCAGTCGGTTGTAAGGCTGGATCGCCACCGATCCCGGGGTCGTGATCACCGCGAGGAACCGGGGCAGCTCGCCGATCTGCGCGGCCAGGCTGCGGTGGTTGCCGTCCGCGACGACCAGCTCGCCGGCACCCGCCAGCGCCAGCAGCTCCGCCTGGTGCGGCCCCGGCCCGAGCAGCCAGATGGCGTGGGTACGCCCCGCCTGGTCCACGTCGGTCGCGGCCGGCGCACCGGCCGCGTCGGTCGCCTCGGCGAGCGCCCGGTGCAGCGCCTCCCCCGCACCGCCAGCCGGCCCAGCGCCAGCCGAACCACCGCCAGCCGGCCCAGCGCCAGCCGAACCACTGCCGGCCGGACCACCGCCAGCCGGCCCATCGGCAGTCCCGGCGTCAGTGCCGGTGCCGGTGCGGTTGCCGGTCTGGAGCAGCAGCACCGGGGAGAGGAGGTGGCCGGTCGCCTCGGCCAGCGCCACCCGCTCGCGCACCTTGGCGATGAAGACGTCCTCGTTGCGGATCACCAGTCCGGGCTCGTCCGCACTCGTGGAGATCTGGTCGGTGTCGACCATGGCGAACATCCCGTAACCGGGCTCCTCGCCCGGCGCGGTGATCCGGTAGAGCACCACCACCTGCTCGGCCGGGGTGTAGCTGCCGTCGGCCCGAGCCTGCGCCAACCGGCCGACCGCGTCGGGCAGCGCGTCGGTGAAGGACCGGCCGAGGCTCTCCGGCGCCCGGTGCGGCATCTCGATCGCGAGCGCGCTGGCTGGGTTGTCCCGGATGATCGCCGTGATCTCGGCGTCGTCGGCGAACTCGTCGTAGTTCTGGGCGCCGGTGCCGCCAGTGGTGACCCAGGCGCGGGTGATCGGATGCACGACCGTCATGTGCCGGAACGCTACCGGCGGCACCCGGCACCGCGTACGGATACCCCGGCCGTTTCCACCCCGTGGGCGGCCCCGGTCCGGAGCCGCCCCACCAGGGCCGAGATCAGTCGAAGCTGGGCCGCTCGTCGCGGGTCCGCTTCAGCTCGTAGAAGCCGGGCGTACCGGCGACCAGGAGTACGCCGTCCCAGAGCCGCCCCGCCGCCTCGCCCTTCGGTGCGGGCGTGACCACCGGGCCGAAGAACGCGATGGTCTCCCCCGGCATCGGGCCGGGAGCGTGGATGACCGGCGTGCCGACGTCCTGGCCGACCGGCTTCATCCCGGCGTCGTGGCTCGCCCGCAGCGCCTCGTCGTACTCGGTCGAGTCGGCGACCTCGGCCAGCGCCGGGTCCAGCCCGACGTCGGCCAGCGCCGCCCGGTAGAGCTCCGGACCCCGCTCCTGCCTTTCGAGGTGGATCCGGTTGCCGAACGCGGTGTAGAGCCGGGCAACGGTTTCGGAGCCGTGGAGCTGTTCGACCGCGATGCAGATCCGCACCAGGCCCCAGGAGCTCTTCAGCCCCTCCCGGTACTTCGCCGAAAGGTGCTCCCGGCCCTCGTTGAGCACCGCCAGGCTCATCACCCGGAACCGGACGTCGACCGGGCGGACCTGCTGCACCTCCAGCAGCCAGCGGGAGGTGATCCAGGCCCACGGGCAGGTCGGGTCGAAGAACATGTCAACGGACGCGCGCTCGGACACGGCGCGGCTCCCTTCGTCGTCAGGACAGGTCGGGATCGGCCGACACCCTTACCGATCTTCACCCCCAAGGCCCCGCCACCGACAGCGGGATGAGACCGTGACCTGGAGCACCAGTGTGGTAACCCCGGGCATGAAACACTCGACGTCGGGCCGTGGGGATGGCTCGGGGCTGTCAACGGCGACAGCCGGCGGAAAGAACCGGATGGAGATTCACGTGCCAGG is from Micromonospora sp. WMMD1102 and encodes:
- a CDS encoding ribose-5-phosphate isomerase, with product MRVYLGSDHAGYELKVHLANHLAKQGYELVDVGPLLFDPDDDYPVFCLHSGARVVADPGSLGVVIGGSGNGEQIAANKVAGVRAALAWNVETAQLAREHNDANVVAIGARQHTLDEATAIVEAFLSTAFSGNERHARRIGQVAEYERTRSLPPLPTS
- a CDS encoding DUF1015 family protein, with translation MTVVHPITRAWVTTGGTGAQNYDEFADDAEITAIIRDNPASALAIEMPHRAPESLGRSFTDALPDAVGRLAQARADGSYTPAEQVVVLYRITAPGEEPGYGMFAMVDTDQISTSADEPGLVIRNEDVFIAKVRERVALAEATGHLLSPVLLLQTGNRTGTGTDAGTADGPAGGGPAGSGSAGAGPAGGGSAGAGPAGGAGEALHRALAEATDAAGAPAATDVDQAGRTHAIWLLGPGPHQAELLALAGAGELVVADGNHRSLAAQIGELPRFLAVITTPGSVAIQPYNRLVSELTSTPDELFDRLRAAGARVESLPGPAAVPDSGGTIQLYAAGRTYAVTLPAGPDGGVEALDHALVERVLLRDALGLDPGDKRITYVGGDYPARWLVGEVDAGRAELAILIAPVTVRDFVAVNLARQKMPRKSTWFTPKARAGLVLAELGRDPAPL
- a CDS encoding DsbA family protein, with the protein product MSERASVDMFFDPTCPWAWITSRWLLEVQQVRPVDVRFRVMSLAVLNEGREHLSAKYREGLKSSWGLVRICIAVEQLHGSETVARLYTAFGNRIHLERQERGPELYRAALADVGLDPALAEVADSTEYDEALRASHDAGMKPVGQDVGTPVIHAPGPMPGETIAFFGPVVTPAPKGEAAGRLWDGVLLVAGTPGFYELKRTRDERPSFD